A single region of the Thermoleophilum album genome encodes:
- a CDS encoding ImmA/IrrE family metallo-endopeptidase, producing the protein MGREFVDFAELFIRLGPFNGDDDVVRKLAVLVARDEHLRCRIDEVLRSAPRCDCTFEHSVPPGRWPRSFTAMSASRSADQHFAFERAERAAQALLDSVPGFVWDGVRLPVPVEDIADSVLCLRVRDVADPSAAPGLPGELRGQRISGLLLPDRGEIWVARDEALQWPARRRFTIGHEIGHWELHRERHLPVFCRSEALAELAPGSHGHAAPPFTGGRAPASGDPAAAATGKPAHPDTGGGGGGELHPQREHEANAFAAALLMPAELLRHHYERLRTSESPSLFADLCALFDVSGKALERRLAVLGLASASE; encoded by the coding sequence GTGGGACGCGAGTTCGTGGACTTCGCCGAGCTCTTCATACGCCTCGGCCCCTTCAACGGCGACGACGACGTGGTGCGCAAGCTCGCGGTGCTCGTCGCCCGAGACGAGCACTTGCGCTGTCGCATCGACGAGGTTCTGCGCAGCGCCCCGCGCTGCGACTGCACGTTCGAGCACAGCGTCCCGCCGGGGCGGTGGCCGCGGTCGTTCACAGCGATGAGCGCCAGCCGCAGCGCTGACCAGCACTTCGCCTTCGAGCGCGCCGAGCGCGCCGCGCAAGCGTTGCTCGACTCGGTTCCGGGTTTCGTCTGGGACGGCGTGCGGCTGCCGGTGCCGGTGGAGGACATCGCCGATTCGGTTCTGTGCCTGCGAGTGCGCGACGTCGCTGACCCCTCGGCGGCACCCGGCCTTCCCGGCGAGCTGCGCGGACAACGGATATCGGGACTGCTGTTGCCCGATCGCGGCGAGATTTGGGTAGCGCGAGACGAAGCGCTCCAGTGGCCGGCCCGACGGCGCTTCACGATCGGCCACGAGATCGGCCACTGGGAGCTACACCGCGAACGCCACTTGCCGGTGTTCTGCCGCAGCGAAGCGCTCGCCGAGCTGGCGCCCGGCTCGCACGGACACGCAGCGCCCCCGTTCACGGGCGGCCGAGCCCCCGCTTCCGGCGACCCTGCTGCCGCGGCTACCGGCAAGCCCGCGCACCCTGACACTGGCGGTGGGGGCGGCGGCGAGCTTCATCCGCAGCGCGAACACGAGGCGAACGCGTTCGCGGCCGCGTTGCTGATGCCGGCCGAGCTTCTGCGCCACCACTACGAGCGGCTGCGAACGAGCGAGTCGCCCAGCCTGTTCGCCGACCTCTGCGCGCTGTTCGACGTGTCGGGGAAGGCGCTCGAGCGCCGGCTAGCGGTTCTCGGTCTCGCCAGCGCGAGCGAGTGA